In Candidatus Woesearchaeota archaeon, the genomic stretch GCAAACTTAAGCTCAAAATATGGCTTGTATTCCTGAGATGCGAAGTCATTTTTCACAATGTTGCTTAAAACATTGGGCGTTATTGTGAATGTGCATTTTGCAGGGCTGTTCATCTCTGTAATTATAGTTAAGTTATACTTGTTCGCGTCCTCGAAGAAATAAATCACCTCAGCATTGAGGATGTTTTTCAGGACATAAACCGGAACAGAGCGTATGATTTCCATGTTGTTGTATTTATCTATTGAATAGAATCTCACATAGTATATGCCGTTGCTCTGGAAGATATTCTTTGTGGAATCGTCTTCAAGCGGATGAATTACTGCACTGCTGAATTCCTTTCCTGCTTCAGCGTCAGTTGAAATGATTGGGGCGCATGAATCATATACATCAATGCAGTATGAGAACTTCCTGACTTTTTCGCTCATGTTGAAAATTATTGGCTCAGTGGGGCGTATTGTTGTGTTGCTTGTTATTGTTGTAACGGGCGGGATATTGTCTTCCTTGCAAAGCTCATTTGTAAGAGGTCCAAAGTTTTTGCAGTCGTCATTATCATCAAAGTTCCCGTCTTTTAAGCAGGCGCTTATTGTGGAATTCCAGTAGCATCTGAGGGAATGGCAGGCGTCATTCGTTGTATAATGAGTAATTCCGTCTCCATAAGTGTAAAATCCTGTTGGGTATCCCTCGCAGCTTACCTGGTCAAGATAATCAGTGCAGGAGACATCTGATTCGCACTCAGCGCATCCGTCTATTCCCTTAACGCAGTTTCCAAGTGCTCCGCACACCTCGCTTGTGCAGCTTACAAAAAGCGCATTGCACGCATCGCATGTGCTGTTATAATCACCTTTGTCTGTCTCATTCCCTTCAGGAGGCTGATAAGGTGAATAGCATATTCCCTTGCTTAATTCGGCATTTGTTTCAGTCCAGAGGCAGTTAAGCCCGCAGGGGTTGTTGAGGCATGTTTCCTCTGAAATAAGCTCTGAGCACTTCAGGTCTGCCCTGCAGTCCCCGCAAACATCAACTGATGTTTTTGAAAAATCATAATAGCATTCATTTTGTGAATTTATGCAGATGTTTTTCTCAAAGAACAGTCCGAACGGGTTCCCCGAGGAACCGCACGCATCCTCTTTCTTGCATTTTGAGATTACAATCCCTGCTTCAGGCTCAGGAAGGTTCCTTGTTATCACACACACATGTTTTCCAAGAACAGTTTTTTCATATACTGAGCAGTCAGTGCTTTCATAGCCGTAGAATTCCTCTGAGACATAGACATTATCAACGCTTAATTCATTATTCTCGTCGCATGCCCTTCTTAAAGTTGCATCATTTGTGTTCTTCTCATTTTTTGAATTAAGGCAGAATTCATAGCCCGGAAGAACGCCCTCGCAAAGCGAATTCCCCATTTTTATTGTTGTGGAATTTGAAACTGAGCCGCCAGTGTAAATTGCAGTAATGGTATAAGTGTATGATTCGCCCCACTTAACATTTGAATCAACATAATTATCATTCGCAGGGCTGATTATTATTTCAGGAGTAAATAAGCCCTGTCTCTTAATCTTGTATAGGATTATAAAATCAGAGCAGCTGTTGTCCCAAACAAGCTTTTCCTCTTTTTTCCCTGGTGAAGGCAGGGCATCAAATCCGGCAATTTTTCCCAAAGATGAGGAATCGCACTGCTGCGAGCCAATCTTGGTAAGTATAAAATCCCGGTATGAATTCTCTGAGGCGATTTCTATGCTTTTTGAAAGCATGTAATAACCAGATGCATACGCATATGCGGTGTATGACTCGCCAATCTTCAATCCGCCAACAGAGTATTTTCCGTCAGCGCCTGTTACTAAGCTTACCAAGCCGTATCTCGGTATTATGACTCTCGCGCCAGGTATTCCTGAATTATCCTCTTTTATCATGCCAGAAAGCTGTGCGCTTCCAATCTGAACGCATGGTGTTGTGCTGTAAACCCCGCCCTCTATTCCAGCAATTTCACAGCAGTATCCGGAATCAGATGCAATGTATTTTTTATCAGCGCCGCACCGGCATATTCCCTTTGAAATATCATTACTGCTTATCCTTAGTCCCAATGCACAGGCAGGCTCTATGCAGGATTGTGAGCATTCCCATCTTCCCGGAGAGCACCTTCCCTGCCCTGTTGAAGTCGGGCACTGGCTCCTGAATTCGCAGCAGTTCTCAGCAGTAGAGCACTCCATGCAGCATCTTGCCTCATTAGATGTGCAGACTCCTGATTTTCCCTCCTGATAGCTGTATTTTTCCTCTTCAGGGCTTCCTTCCTTGCAGTCAGGGCAGCACTCATAGCCGATTGTAGTGCAGTTATTGGCAGAGGCAATCTCGCAGCTTCCGCTTTCCCTGTTGCACACAAGGCTTCCGCAGTTCCCGTCAAGGCACACTGTGCAGTCGGATTTTAGGATTCCGTCAGAGTCGCACAGAAATTCTGTCTCTTCAATGCAGCCACGCGTTTCAATGTTGTATTCCTTCCTGCAGTTTATCTCAGGAAGAATGCCCACGCAGCCGCCAATGGCGTTTGAGGTGCAGTTATCCCCGTTTTCCCCGAAATCACCTGTAGAAAGGTATTGAATTCCTGTTGCACCCCTCTCAGATGACTTTGCTTTGCAGAGCTTCTCTGAGCCGTAATAGCACTCATTTGCACCTGATATGTTTAAGACGCAGCACATATTCTGAGTGTATGGCGCGAGAAAGGAATCAGTGCATTCCTGCTCAAAATAAAGAATTCCGTCGCAGCCCATCTGATTAGGGGAGAATTGTGCATTATAGTCAGCAGAGATGCAGCATCCAGCAATTGATTCCCTTGAAAAGATTATGAGAAACGAAAGGATAAGAAGCGAAAACACGGCAATTTTTAATCTTTTGTTGAGCTGGCTATTTAAGAGAAGCAATTGCATTTTTTCACCACTTTTTTTACTGTTAAAGCAAGATTTACAGTGTTTTTAAACATCTGAAATCCGCACGAATTTCCACACATATTTTAAAACTTAAAAATAAGTTTCATTATTTAAAAATCTTTCTAATAATTTATAATTGAAGAGCGCGGTTTTTTAAGAATAAGAAACAGTAGTATAATGCGTTTTTTCATTAATGTGCAAAAAAGGGCAATAATGAGTAAATTTTAAATAAGGATTGAAAGACACATCAAAACATTTAATACTTAATCCTCCCAAAAGGTGCTGATTATGGAAATTCCAAACAAGAGCTATGATTTCAGGGAAATAGAAAAAAATGTTTCAGCCATCTGGGCTTCTGAAAAGATAAAAGACAAGGTTCTTTTTGCAAAAAGAGAAAAGACATTCTCATTCTTAGAAGGTCCTCCGACTGCAAATGCCCTCCCCGCCCTTCACCACATGGAGATGAGGGTTTTCAAGGACCTTTTCTGCAGGTATAAGTTCATGCAGGGCTACTATGTCCCAAGAAAAGGGGGGTGGGACTGCCATGGCTTGCCTGTTGAAGTGCAGGTTGAGAAGAAATTGGGGCTTAACTCCAAAAAAGAGGTTCTCGAATACGGGATTGAGAAGTTCAATGCAATATGCAGGAGCGATGTTTTCAGCTTCATAGAGAAATGGAATGAGTTCACTGAAAGGCTTGCATACTGGGTGGACCTGAAAAATCCGTATATAACAATGGACAACAACTACATTGAAAGCGTTTGGTGGTCCTTAAAGCAGCTTTACAGCAAAAATCTCCTTTTTCAGGATTACAAGGTTGTGCCATACTGCCCGAGATGCGGGACAACCCTCTCAAGCCATGAGGTTGCGCTAGGGTATGAGGATGTCACAGAAGACACAATAACCTGTAGATTCAAGGTAAAAGAATCAGGGGGCAAAGCAAGATATTTTCTTGCATGGACAACAACGCCCTGGACTCTTCCGAGCAACCTTGCTCTTGCAGTAAATCCAGAGATAGAATACGCTTTTGTTGAGCATGAGTTCTCAGAATACATCCTTGCAAAGGCGCTCTCAGCAAAATACTTTCCCGGCGGGAAAATAGTGAAGGTAGTTCAGGGAAAAGAGCTCATCGGAATGGAATATGAGCCGCTGTTTTCTTATTATGCTGAAAAATTCAGGAATTGCAGGGAAAAGGCATTCATTGTAATAGCAGCAGATTATGTTTCAACAGAGGATGGAACCGGGATTGTCCACCAGGCGCCTGCATTCGGAGAGGATGATTTTGTTTCATGCAGGGCTTGCGGAATTGGGTTTGTAAACCCAGTTGGCGAGGACGGAAAGTTCACATCTGAAATTCCAGGCCTCTCAGGCGTATTTGTAAAGGATGCTGACAAGAGAATAATTTCCATGCTTGAAAGCAGCGGAAAGCTGTTCAAGGTTGAGAAATACACGCATTCATATCCGTTCTGCTGGAGATGCAAGACTCCGCTTATTTACTATGCAAGGCAGTCCTGGTTCATCAGGGTAAGTGCATTCAGGGAAAAACTTCTCGGGAAGAACAATGAGATAAACTGGTACCCAAGACACATAAAAGAAGGCAGGTTCGGGAACTGGCTTGAGGGGGCAAAGGACTGGGCATTATCCAGAAGCAAGTTCTGGGGGACTCCCCTTCCAATCTGGAAATGCGAAACCTGCGGAAAGGAGATTGCCATAGGAAGCGTTGAGGAGCTCAGAAAGGCAGGGCTGAAAGTCCCAAAAAATCTTGACCTTCACAAGCCGTTCATTGACGAGATAGAGATAAAATGCCAGTGCGGAGAGCCAATGCACAGGGTTCCTGATGTAATTGACTGCTGGTATGACTCTGGCTCTGCCTCATTTGCGCAGTACCACTATCCTTTTGAAAACAAGGAATTATTTGAAAAGCACTTTCCCTATGATTTCATAGCAGAGGCAATGGACCAGACAAGAGGCTGGTTCTACACATTGCATGTCCTAGGAGTTCTTCTCTTTGACTCAATTGCATACAAAAATGTCGTGTGCGCAGGGCTGATTGTGGATGAAAACGGCGAGAAGATGAGCAAGAGCAAGGGGAATGTCATAAATCCTGACGAGGCATTTGACAAAGTCGGAGTTGACGCAATAAGGCTCCAGATGTGCTACACCTCTCCTGGAAATGTCAAGAGGTTCAGCTACAACCTTGTGAAGGAGAATGCAACATCATTCCTGAACACTCTCTGGAATTCATATTACTTTGTGTGCGAATACCTGAAAAACAAGGGTGTTGATGCTAAGGAATTCGCAGGAATCTTCTCAAAGCTTGAAACCCCCGATGATGAGATTGACCAAAAAGTCCTTGACATGATAGTCAAGAACCTGAAAATAGAGGACAAATGGATAATCTCAAGGGCAAACTCAACTGCAGAAGAGGTTATGCTTCAGATTGAAGAGCATGAATACAGCAGCTGCACAAAGGCAATAATGCAGTTCCTGAATGACGACTTTTCA encodes the following:
- a CDS encoding carboxypeptidase-like regulatory domain-containing protein, giving the protein MQLLLLNSQLNKRLKIAVFSLLILSFLIIFSRESIAGCCISADYNAQFSPNQMGCDGILYFEQECTDSFLAPYTQNMCCVLNISGANECYYGSEKLCKAKSSERGATGIQYLSTGDFGENGDNCTSNAIGGCVGILPEINCRKEYNIETRGCIEETEFLCDSDGILKSDCTVCLDGNCGSLVCNRESGSCEIASANNCTTIGYECCPDCKEGSPEEEKYSYQEGKSGVCTSNEARCCMECSTAENCCEFRSQCPTSTGQGRCSPGRWECSQSCIEPACALGLRISSNDISKGICRCGADKKYIASDSGYCCEIAGIEGGVYSTTPCVQIGSAQLSGMIKEDNSGIPGARVIIPRYGLVSLVTGADGKYSVGGLKIGESYTAYAYASGYYMLSKSIEIASENSYRDFILTKIGSQQCDSSSLGKIAGFDALPSPGKKEEKLVWDNSCSDFIILYKIKRQGLFTPEIIISPANDNYVDSNVKWGESYTYTITAIYTGGSVSNSTTIKMGNSLCEGVLPGYEFCLNSKNEKNTNDATLRRACDENNELSVDNVYVSEEFYGYESTDCSVYEKTVLGKHVCVITRNLPEPEAGIVISKCKKEDACGSSGNPFGLFFEKNICINSQNECYYDFSKTSVDVCGDCRADLKCSELISEETCLNNPCGLNCLWTETNAELSKGICYSPYQPPEGNETDKGDYNSTCDACNALFVSCTSEVCGALGNCVKGIDGCAECESDVSCTDYLDQVSCEGYPTGFYTYGDGITHYTTNDACHSLRCYWNSTISACLKDGNFDDNDDCKNFGPLTNELCKEDNIPPVTTITSNTTIRPTEPIIFNMSEKVRKFSYCIDVYDSCAPIISTDAEAGKEFSSAVIHPLEDDSTKNIFQSNGIYYVRFYSIDKYNNMEIIRSVPVYVLKNILNAEVIYFFEDANKYNLTIITEMNSPAKCTFTITPNVLSNIVKNDFASQEYKPYFELKFA
- the ileS gene encoding isoleucine--tRNA ligase; the protein is MEIPNKSYDFREIEKNVSAIWASEKIKDKVLFAKREKTFSFLEGPPTANALPALHHMEMRVFKDLFCRYKFMQGYYVPRKGGWDCHGLPVEVQVEKKLGLNSKKEVLEYGIEKFNAICRSDVFSFIEKWNEFTERLAYWVDLKNPYITMDNNYIESVWWSLKQLYSKNLLFQDYKVVPYCPRCGTTLSSHEVALGYEDVTEDTITCRFKVKESGGKARYFLAWTTTPWTLPSNLALAVNPEIEYAFVEHEFSEYILAKALSAKYFPGGKIVKVVQGKELIGMEYEPLFSYYAEKFRNCREKAFIVIAADYVSTEDGTGIVHQAPAFGEDDFVSCRACGIGFVNPVGEDGKFTSEIPGLSGVFVKDADKRIISMLESSGKLFKVEKYTHSYPFCWRCKTPLIYYARQSWFIRVSAFREKLLGKNNEINWYPRHIKEGRFGNWLEGAKDWALSRSKFWGTPLPIWKCETCGKEIAIGSVEELRKAGLKVPKNLDLHKPFIDEIEIKCQCGEPMHRVPDVIDCWYDSGSASFAQYHYPFENKELFEKHFPYDFIAEAMDQTRGWFYTLHVLGVLLFDSIAYKNVVCAGLIVDENGEKMSKSKGNVINPDEAFDKVGVDAIRLQMCYTSPGNVKRFSYNLVKENATSFLNTLWNSYYFVCEYLKNKGVDAKEFAGIFSKLETPDDEIDQKVLDMIVKNLKIEDKWIISRANSTAEEVMLQIEEHEYSSCTKAIMQFLNDDFSRWYIKIVRNRAGSKDAELSFTFLYVFDKIAKLLAPFAPYVTESIYQNLLKDVIKGENRDEKSIHMMRWAFSQKALTDKKLEEDMETAREIVTAVLFLREKKGLGVRWPLPQALVISNDKEKLESAKRISEVILKQCNIRNLGLGEETKKIRTVVKADFSKLGPEFGKKTPLIIAQLSMNSAESILSHIQEEGFCPVKVGNEEFRVKIEHLIVEKEAEQPFIMS